In the Gavia stellata isolate bGavSte3 chromosome 17, bGavSte3.hap2, whole genome shotgun sequence genome, GGGAGGCAGCCCGCTCAGCGTCCCCGGCGGAGCGCAGCACCCCCAAAATCCCCGTCCCAGCCAGCTTGCTGGGGAAACGCAGCCACAGTCTCGCAGGGACCAGGGACTGGCGCTGCTCTCCCGACCCCGCCAAGGGGTGAAAGCCCCGGCATGGCAGGGCTCGACCTTCATCTCTGCTCTTCACCTGCATCGCTCTACTGCTCCGAAAGGGCGAATTACTAAAAAACCCCTTAATGCTTTGAGAAGAGGGATGCTGGAAACGATGCCCAGGAGCCGGCTGGGCACTacaggctgcccctgcccgaGATGCTGCTGCAGCCGTCTGGGAACGGCACCGGCATCTCTTACCCGGCCTCCAGCTCCCCATCCAGATCCAGGCGGTAGTCGGGAGCCTCGGTGCGCGTCACCCCGTCCCGCGCCAGCCCCTCGCGCAGCGTCCGCCCGCCCAGGAGCTCCAGCTGCCGGGGAAGGGGACAAAGGTGTTAAGCGCTGGCGGGGACATgaggtggggaaactgaggcagggcaggcagaggccAGCCAGGACTCGCCATGCCCCATCCCGAGCCTTCCTCACCGTCGTCAGCTTCCTCAGGGCGGCGATGCGCTCCTCCCAGGTGGCCGAGGACTTCTCGAAAGCCTCATGCCGCTTGAGCAGCTTCTCCACCGCGTCCACCGTCTGCCCATAGTCGCTGCTGGCGAGGTAGGGCTCCTGTGCCATGAGCCACGACTCGGCCACTGAGGCGTCCCTGGAGAACTGGCACACCTCCAGCACTGCAGGCAGGGACAGACAGCACTCAGCCCCCTGCCACCGTCACCCCCCAGCCAAGCCATGCTCCCCTCCGGCACCGCCGGCGCACTCACGCAGCCGCAGCTGGTCCCAGCGCTGCTCCCACATCTCCATCATGgccttcctcttctccaccaGCTCCACCAGCTTTGCCTTGATCTGCGAAGGGACACCGTCACCGGGCCACCCCGGTGGCACCGTCCCCACCGCGCCCTGGCCCCGGCCGCCCTCACCTCGGGCGAGTCCTGGTGCTTGCGCTGCAGCAGCTTCTTGCCCAGCTCGATGCAGGTGGCAAAGCTCTTGCCCCGGGCGTCCACCTCGGCCCTGATGCTCTGGTGGTACTTCATGAGCAGCTCCACCGAGGAGACATCCCTGGAGACAGAGAGGTGCCGGCGTCGGTGGTGTCATCGGCACTGGGTTGCGGCATCGGCGCTGGGTCCCGGCATCGGTGCTGGGTCCCAGCAAATGGTGCCAGGTGCTCGCCGGGCGCAGCCGTACCTGGGTTTCTCCTGCGTCTCGATCTGCCGGACGGTGCTCTCCATCCAGGAGAGCAGGTCCCGTGCCATGCCGAAGAAGCGATGCTTGTCAGCCGTGTCCACCAGCCGGGCCCGGCGCCCGCTGCATGCCTCCAGCAGCGCCCGCAGGGCTCGTGCCACCTCCTGCTCCCGCTCCTGGATGCTGGCCGCCTTCTCCCCGGCGTAGGCAGTCTGCAGGCGTGCCGCCGTCTCCCGAAACTGCTGCACCTGCCCGGCGGAGCCAGAGAGCGTGGGGAATGCTGAGTGCCAGCAGCGGCAGTGCCGGGCATGCCCGCCGGCTCTGGGGTGCAGCCTCACCTGCGCCTCCAGCAACTGGAGGTCACGCTCGAAGGCGCTGTGCATGCGGTGGAAAGCCTCCACCGTGCCGGCATCTTCGCCCAGGTCCTGGGGCAGCTCCTGGCGCCGGGCGGCGATGAGGGCCAGCAGCTCAGTGCCGTCGTAGAAGTACTTGTGCAGGTCGTGGGAGGCGGCGAGGAGCTGCATACGGGTGTCGATCAGCTCCAGGAGGTCAGCCCAGCTCTCGTTCAGCCCGTCCTTCCACTCGGCCATGGTGGCCGCCTCCGCGTGCCCCGCGTCAATAAGGTCCTCGATGGTCAGGTTCACCCGGTCCACGCGTTCCTGCCCCACGCTGCCTGTCTCCCGAGCGAACTCCCGGAACTTCTCCCGCAGGAGCTGCacggggggagaagggggacgGAGAGAAGAGTCAAGGTTGCCCCCCCAAAACCGCGCACCGGCACCGCCATGCCCGCCCCAGCACCCTCACCGTGACGTGGTCCAGGTCCTGCCCCATCTCCTGGGAGGAGGCGACCACGTCGCGCTCTGCGATCCACTGCTCCAGGTCCTCCACCTCCCGCTTCAGCTGGAAGAGGTGGGACATGTTCTCCAGGCGCCGGCGGCGCTCCTCGGCCGCCTCCTTCAGCCCTGCGTAGTGCTTGTCCACCTGGCCCTGCAGCCGGATGATCTGCTCCCTGCGCGGCCCCGGCACACAGACACCCCAGTTCTCACCCGGGAAAAGGTGCCCCCGACCCATCTGTGTTGccaactgggggggggggggggtgtttggaAAGGGACCCACTTTGCGCTCCCCACGTCCCTctgccaccacctccctgacGCAGCCGGGGCAATGCCACCCAGCTGGAGCGAGACGCCGGGGCCGGAGCTCCAGTTGAACCACCCACCCGCCCCGGTGCTGAGGGCATGGGGCTGCCCCGAGGGACAGGGGACACAGGATGATGGCACCTACCCCTCAGGGTGGCCggcagagagcagctgctgagccCTCCCCGCCAGCTCCTTGATGGTTTGGCCGTAGTCCTCGATGGACCGCTGCTGCCGGACGTGCCTCTTCAGCATCACCAAGCCGCTCTCCTCATCCTGCAGCACGGCAGACACCAGTGCCCGTCAGCACCCGGCATTGCCATGGGATGGGGACCAGggtccagccccagcacccaccctgcAGACACGTCCTGCCTCTGTCCGGTGCAGCGGGGAGTGATGGCGAGCTCAGCGGGGTATGGCACGGCGTGGCACGGCATGGCAACAGATAGCATGGCCTGGGGTGGCGTGTAATGGCACAGCTTGGCACAGGATGGGATGGCATGGCATGGGTTGCAATGGCCAAGCACAGCATGGCACAGGATGACCCGTAATGGCACAGCATGCCATGTAATGACAAGGCATGGCATGGGTTGACCTATAATGGCATGGCATAGGGTGGCCTGGCGTGGCATGTAACGGCACAGCCTGCCATAGCATGGGATGGTGTGCAATGACACAACATGGCATGGGATGGACAGCGTGTTATAGCACAGCATGACGTGGCATGTAATAGCATGGCATGACATGCCATAGGATGGCGTGACATGCCATAGGATGGCATGTGATGGCGCAGCATGGGATGGATGCCACATAATGGCACGGCATAGGATGCGATAGCGTGTAACGGCATGACACAGCATGGTACAGGATGATGTttaacagcacagcacagcccgTGTTGACATAGGATGTCCCCGCATGGCAGAGCGCGGCATGGCACAGAGCCCCCCCCCAAGACACGGGGGCACCACACAGAGCCACCCCTCACCTTTGGCTTCTCCTCAGCTCCCATGAAGAGCTCCTGCTCACTGACCCAGGCCTCGGCTTCGCCGGCATCCAGGTAGTACTGCTGGGCCTCGCCGGCCTCCCACAGGCGCCGGTGCCGGGCGGCCACCTCCGCCTGCAGTGTCTCCCACAGCCCCCGCAGCTCCCGCACCCGTGCCTCCAGCTCCGGGCTCGGTTCCCCGCCGCTCGCCGCCACCTCGCCCCGGCTCAGCACCTCGGCCAGGCGGGGGGCATGGCCCGCCAGCTCCTTCTGCAGCGTCTGCCGGTGGGGCGGGCGGTCACAGCGGGGGTCACCCATGGGATGGGTGGCCCCAAGGgaccggccgggggggcgggtGCTGCCACTGCGCCCGGGCTCACCTGGTTCCTCTTGGCCAGGCGCTGCACACTCGGGAGGTCGGTGCCGTGCTCCGTCGACCTTGCCAGGGGAAGCCTCTCCTGCACCCACAGCTGTGGGTGAGAGCACCCGCTGAGCACCGCGTGGCACCCACGGGTGCACCTGGCATGCCAGACCCTGCCGCGGCAAGAATGCTCACCGTCTCGTCCTCCAGATCCCGCCCAAGCTGGTACATGGCCTTGGCAGCCTCcagctctttcctcttcctccccagcgGCTCCAGCAGGTCGAGGAATCTCCGCTGGAGCCTCTGCTCATGCCCATCGGCATCCGGCACGTCCCCGGCAGGGGGGGGCCCCTGCcaccccagctcctccagctccttcatCCGCGCTCCCACTTGCTCTTCCAGCCTCTGGCAGGACACAGCCGTGTGAGCCGGGGGGcagagccgagccgagccggggaCCCCCAAGGCACTGGACCAGCCCCGTGCCGCGACATGACCCAGCACCTcggcccccctgccccaaatgGGGAGCAGCGCATCCCTACCcaaaggaaaggctgaggtgcCAACACCCTTCCGCCCGCCCAGCCGCTCGGCTGGCAGTGCCACCACCCACCGTCAGCCTCTTCAGCAGCAGGTTGGTGGCGGTGAGGTCCTTGGCCTGCTCAGCAGCACGCAGCTCCTCCTCCACCCGCCCCAGCCAGCTCTCCAGCTCCCCGTAGCTCCGGGCGTACAGCGTCGAGCGGTCAGCCTCGAAGAGCCGCCGGCCCTTCTCCTCGGCGGCGCTGCACAGCCCGTCCCACCGGCCCCGCAGCTCGTCCAGCTGCCGTGCCACCACCTCGCCGTACTGCGGCTTGCGGCTCGccagctccttcccctcctgccagcaACACCAAAGAGGTTGGTGGCCGCCGCAGCGCGGCTCCACGCTGGCACGGGGACCTTCTGCCCGGCCGGGGGGCAGCGAGGCTGCCAGGTACCGGTGCCAGCACCCACCGTCTCAATCttctccagccagccctggTTGGGTGCCAGCTCGGCCATGAACGCCTGGTGCTTCTGCCACTTGCTGTGGAGACCACGGGCTTCGCCGTAGGAGACGTCCTGTGCCGTCAGCATCTTCTCCTCCACCCAGGCCTCGAGCTGCGGGCACGGGGCGTCAGTGCTCGGCTGgtggggacccccagcaccaccagccATGCTGCGTCCCTACGCGTCCCTACCTCCcggcagctctgcaggaaggTCTGCAGCTCGTGGTTGTCCTGCAGCAAACCCGCCGCCTCCTCTGCCTTGGCCGTGACGGCCCCGTGCCTGGCAGGGTGACCGGAGACGGGCAGCGTCAGCCCCGCTGCCCCACACACTGCCCACCCGCCAGCCCCTCACCAAACTCACCGCTCCCGGAGGGCCTGGCACTTCTCAGCAATCTTCTCGGCAAAGATGTTCCCCTCGGCCACCAGCTTGGTGCCGCTGGCCACCACGTCGGGGATCTTCTCGGCGCTGCTCTCCATGCTGGCACGGAAGTCCTGGAAGCGGCGCAGAGCGGCGGCCGAGCCCTCCAGCGTGGCGGGCAGCTCCAGGTGTGCCAGCGTGTACTCCTGGGGGGGCACGGCGGGGGGTCAGTGCCCTTTCAGGGCACCCGAGAgccagggacccccccaaacccgCCTTGGGCACCCACCTGGTTGGTGAGGAGGATCTCCACCTGCTTGGCATCGCGGAGGAACTCCTGGAAGCTGCGACACTGGATGAGGAAGCGGTGCTGGGCCTCCGCCATCCTGCCCAGGGCGGCCCAGCCGGCCTCCACGCCGCGCAGCCGCTGCCGCAGACCCTCGTACTGGGGGTCCGCCTGCTCCCCCACCACCCTCTCCCCCGCCTCCACCACGGCGGCGAAGGCAGCCGCGTGGTCTTCCGCATCCTGCCGGGCGGCCTCGTGCcgctgcagcagctcctccgCCTCGGCCAAAGAGGCCGGCACCTCGTCGGCAGCCGCCACGGCTTTCTGAGCCCCGAAGAGCCAGGCCTGGAAGTCATCCAGGTCCTGCAGGAAGCGCCGGAGCTGCCCGGCTTCCCCCAGGGAGGCCGCCTGCTCCCCCagggcctcctgcagctcttcccaggcggccgccgccgccgccagccgcTCCGTCGCCTCCCCGGCCACCTCGGGCCGTTCCTCGGCCAGGCGGTCGGCCTGGGACCGCAGGGCAGCCAGGCGGCCCTCGGCGACCGCCAGCTCCCGCTCAATGCCGTAGAGTTTGCGTTGGGTGGCCAGGACGCCGGCCAGGTCCCGGCCCAGCTCGGCGGTGGCCTTGACCACCCGGGTTTTGCTCTGCAGCCATTGTTGGGTCTCCTCGCACTCCAGACGGTAGTTGAGGAGGCGCAGCGCCGAGCCCACCGCCCGGCGACGCTCGGACACCAGCTCCCTGAACCGGTCCCACCTGCGGGGCGGAGGCGGGTGACAGCAGGAGATGCGGCCGGTGGGGACTGGCCTGACCGCCTGGGTGTCACCCGCCACCATACCTCTCGTTGAGCTGTTCCTGGCACTGCCGGacctgggggctgcgggggtgCCCGCTCGCCAGCAGGCTGTCGGCTGCCTGGTTGACGGCGGCAATCTGGGAAGCCACGGTGGCCATCTCCTGCTCCAACCCGTCCAGCCTGCGGGGACGGCCAGGCTGAGAACGGGCTGCACCTTGGTACATGGCATGGCAGCACTACCACCGCGGAAGCCCCTACCTGTGCTGCGCCACGTCCAGGTCCTCCAGCGCCTGAGGGACCTCCGGCTGCCGCAGCCAGGTCTCCTTGGCCCCCATCCAGAGGTGGCAGGCATCGCTCTCGCCGAAAACAGTGTAGAGGTCGAGGGCGTCCTGCAGCtggcggccccgccgctcggCCAGGGCGGCCGCCTCGGCGTGCAGCTGCCGCAGGGCCGCCAGCCGGCTCTGCGCCTCGGGACCGGCCCGCAGCTCCGGGGGGAACCCCTCGGCTTGCTGGGCCAGCCCGTCCAGCTGCTCCTTGGCGGCCGccatctcctccagcagctcctggtgcTGCCGCAGCAGGGCACGGGTGCGGGATTCGTCCTGGCCCAGGTCCTcggcggccgcccgccggcgggcatcccgcagcccctccgccagctcctctgcctctgcctggaACTGGAAGAAGCCCTCGGCCTCCCGCAAGCCACGCCGGCGGAACGCcgccagctcctccagctgcgTCCACAGCGCCCGGACCGCCGCCCCCCGCTCCCGCAGCCGGCTGGCCGCCtggcccgccgccgccagcccctCGCCTGCCACCAGCGCCCGCTCCAGccggctgccccggctccgcaGCTCAGCCTCAAAGGCGGCGTGCCGGCGCTGGAGCAGCAGCACGCCCGGCAGGTCCTTCCCGAAGTCCAGAGAGGAGTagagctgctcctgctccttgATCCAACCTTCTGCCTCGTCCAGCTCCCACAGGCAGGTCCAGAGGGACCGGGACTGCTCCAGCAAGGCTCTCCTCCGGGCCGCCAGCGCCTGCAGCTCCCGCCGGCACATCTCCAGGTGGCTCACGCGGTCCCGGATGACTTTGGGGTCACAGGGACGGTAGCCTGGCCAGGGAGCAGGGCGGACACCCATCAGCAAGGCGTCCCGGCTTCCCCCAGCCGTGCCATGATCCCAGGGCATCCCGGCGTGCCTACCCTCAGTGTCGGCGAAGCGGAGGGCAGCAGCGCTGATGGCCCGTGTCTTTTCCGCCTGCAGGGCCATGTCACCCTCCAGCAGCCGGTGGGTCTGCAGAAGCTCCTCCGCCTCCAGAAGGTGCTTCCCAGATTCGGGCGATGCCAGCTGCACCTGCGGGAGAGCCCTGGCCGTCACCCACCACCGGCTCTGGCGGAGGGCACCCGCTGCCACCCAAAAGCTGCCGCCAGCACCCCAGCATCTCATCTGCCTCTCCAGGGGGGACCCACCAATGCCCTGGCCGGTGGGACCAAGCCACCCCACCCATGGTGACACCCAACACCCATGGCTCACCTTGACCTCATCCATCCAGTCGATGCTGTGGAGCATCTCCTGGAAGAGGTGCTGCAGGGTGAGGTTCATCTCCAGGCGTTGGCGCCGGGCGGCGAGCAGCTCCAGAAGCTGCTCCCAGAGCCGCAGAATGTTGTCCTTGCGCCCGTTGATGCGCTGGATGTCATGGTAGCCCTCCACCTCCAGCTCCTTCGCCACTGCCTCGATGGCCTGCACCCGCTCCTTGTAGGCAGCCGTGTCCGTCTCGATGGCCTCGTGCTTCTTCTTGGCCGCCTCCACTGCCGGCAGGTCCTGGCCAAAGTTGTCCTGCCCCGGCACAAAGCCCACGGTGAGGCTCCGGCGGGGCGCACCGGTCCTGGGGTGGGTGTCCCCGACCTCACCTGGGCCACTAAGCGCTGGTTCTCGCTCAGCCAGGCCTCCCGCATGGCCGCTTTGCGGTCAAAGCGCCGCgccagctgctccagcttctCCTGCCGGATGAGCTCGGTGCGCAGCGCCAGCTCCCGCTCGTGCTCGGCTTTCTCCAACTGCTCCCAGGCCTGGGGGAAGGCGGCACCAGACTGGGGTGGCACCCgtgtcccatgtcccccccgCCACGTCTGTTCTGCTGGTTAACCCCAACGTGACCTGTGGGTGGGGGAGCACGGCTGGAGGAACCCAACCTCCCCTGGGATCAACCGGACCTGCCCCAGGATGGACTTGGATGTGTCCTGGGATGGACCCAACCTGCCCTAGGACCTGAACTACCTTGGGATGGACCCAACCTGCCCTAGGACGTGAACTACCCTGGGATGGACCCAACTTGCCCCAGGAGATGGACCCAACCCGCCCTAGGACCTGAACTACCCTGGGATGGACCCAACTTGCCCCAGGAGATGGACCCAACCTGCCCTAGGACCTGAACTACCCTGGGATGGACCCAACTTGCCCCAAGAGATGGACCCAACCTGCCCTAGGACCTGAACTACCCTGGGATGGACCCAACTTGCCCCAAGAGATGGACCCAACCTGCCCTAGGACCTGAACTACCCTGGGATGGACCCAACTTGCCCCAAGAGATGGACCCAACCTGCCCTAGGACGTGAACTACCCTGGGATGGACCCAACTTGCCCCAGGAGATGGACCCAACCTGCCCTAGGACCTGAACTACCCTGGGATGGACCCAACCTGCCCCAGGAGATGGACCCAACCTGCCCTAGGACCTGAACTACCCTGGGATGGACCCAACCTGCCCCAGGAGATGGACCCAACCTGCCCTAGGATGTGAACTACCCTGGGATGGACCCAACTTGCCCCAGGAGAGGGACCCAACCTGCCCTGGGACAGCCTGGGGAGCAACGCCCCCGGGGACACCAGGGGAAGAGCTCCCACTAGGTCGCAGGGTGCCACAGGAGCAACCATGTGTCCCCgtggcatggcacggcacacGGCCAGGCTGCCGGGAGGGGCTCCATACCCGGTTGATGTCGGAGACCAAGCGCCCCTCGTGCGGGGTGTAGACGCGCTGGTTGTTGGCTCGCATCCGTGACTGGATGGTGAAGAGCAGCACCTCCAGGTTACCCTTCTCCTGAAACCTGCCCCAGAGAGAGCTCAGcccagggcacccatgggtgctcacCACCACCGCGCAGGCACCAGGGGCTCGGAGGCGCTTACTTGGGGGGCTTCTCCACGGTGCGGTAGGTGCTGAAGGCTTGCAGCTGGTGCTGCACCCCGGCCAGCGAGTTGGCGAAGCTGCGGCTGTTGAGGGAGGCGATGGTCTGCTCGATCCAGGTGAGCAGGTCAGAGGCCAGCCCCCCGTAGCCCTCGATCATCCGCTCTGTCTCCTTGGCGTGCTCAATGACCTGCGGCGGGGCCAGCGGTGAGCACTGGGTGCCGGTAACCTGGCAGAACCCCCCTGCCCCAACGCTGTCCCCTACCTTGCCCAGACGCCTGCCCTCCACCTCCAGCACCTTCATCTTGGAGAAGTAGTGGTAGAAGGCCACCACGTAGGTGATGATGGACTTCTCGTCGGGATTCTCCGTGAACACATCTGCCCAGCGCGAGCGAGAGGTGTCAGTCCTGACCCAGCCTCTGCACCGCCCCGGCATCACCCCGCTGGCAGTGGGCCACCACGACCTCATGAGGTCCCTCCATGCTCCCACCCAGACCCACTTCCACAGGGTGGCAacctctccatccctccacGGGGTCTGGGCTCATCCCAGGGTGcaatggggaaactgaggcaggagggtCGGCAGCGGCAGCCTCACCTTCAGGGTCAAGGAGAGGGGTGATGCCCAGGTGCCGCTCTGCCACGCTGAACGCGTGCTCCAGGTTGTGCCGGGCGTTGGATTTGGTCAGGTTTTGGAAGTCAACCAGCTCAGGCCTGGGGACAGAGGGTGCGGGATGGTGGTGGCACAGCCATGGGACATGCCCCGGTGCCACTGCCGCCCTGGCACATCCCGGTGCCCGCCGCAGTGCCACCTACCTGTGCTTGTGGATGAGGGCATTGAAAGCCAGCCCGTCCTTCCAGCTCGAGGTGAAGTTGGTGACGTTCACGTGGGGATACCTGCGATGAGGACAGGGTGTCACCGTCACCCTCTGGGCAACCCTGGGCACGGTGGGGTGTGGGTCCCACCACCTACCCCGCTGTCTTCATCTGGCACCAGAGCAGCAGCGCATCCCTGGCGGAGCGCGTCTCCCGGCCCTCCTGCGTCTGCACGATGATGTCCTGGATCTGGGGGCAGAAGGACATCCCGGAGTTGAGGGAGGACATCCACGGAGGAGGGCTCCAGCTCGGGAATGAGCCATGGGGTGCTGAGCTGAGGGGTGTCCCTCAtccaccccatcccacctggaAGCGGAGGATGATGGTCCAGATGAGGCCGAGGACGAGGCGGTGGTTGCCATCCACGATGTCGTGGGAGCCCATGTTCTCCAGGTGCACCCGCTGCTCCTTCAGGAACTGCAGCGCCTTGTCCACGTTCTCCAGGCAGTGGATCCGCATCCGGCCCTTGGTGGGCTTGGGCTGGGGCACGACAGTGCTCAGCACCCTCCCCTCCACGCTGGGCACCCCCAACCCCTGCCCGGGGACACCGCTGCTGCCACCCCAAGCCTGGTGGAGCCTTGGTCAACACCAAGGTCAACAGCCTTGGGGGAGCACCAGAGGTCTTggggcatggcatggcatggcatggcatggcatggcatggcatggcatggctcGGCTCACAGGGTCCCCAGCTGGATGCGAGTCCTACCAGAAGCTCTCCCGACAGCACCTCCAGCAACTTGATGAGCACCCGCCCGTCCCGGAGGTCCATGTAGAGGTCCGAGATGCGGCAGGTGACGCGAGCCAAGTGCGAATTCACCCACTTGGTGAAAGTTTTCTTCTGCACAGCCTCCCGCTCGTCTGCAACAAGAGTGGGCACGGTGGCACCGGCGGTGGGGACAACACGGGAGGACTGAGGGGACCCGAGACCCGTCCCCGACCTGCCAGAGCTTTGATGCGGGAGCGCTCGAAGAGGCGTGCCGAGCTGTTGTCGTTGTCCAGCTCATCATCGGAGGCGTCCCAGCGGACGTTGATGCGGCtgtactgctgctgcagctccagctgctcGTAGTCGTTCGCCGAAGTCATGGTCCCGGTGTCCCCCGGCCGGGTGGCCGTCGGCTACCGGCAACAGGCCCCTGGGGGAGAGTGGGGGCTGTGGGTATCAGCATCGCCGCGGCAGCTCGCCGCCCCTGCCGCAGGCAGGGATTTGCGGCTCAGAGCTGCCGGTTAAGCTGCTCAGAGGGATTTAGCCTCTCCCCCAGCCAGGTGTTGGGGAGCACCTGGGTGCCACACACTCGGAGACTCGCCCTGCTGGCACGGACCCCTGTGCCGAGCCGTGCCGATGGCTACTTACGGCGGTGCTTCCCCACTCAGGTCCTGCCTGCCCACCCAGCATGCCTGGCCAGGTCCCCAGGGGCATCCCCCCAACCCTTGGGTGCCCCTGGGTGAAGCGGGTGCTGCTCGCACCCACCCTGACGCCTGCACCGTGGAGGGGCTTCGCCAGCACCCGTGGCAGAAAGCGGGTGGCAGCTGCTGGCGGGGGGGCCACCCACCCCCGGGGACATTTGAGACACAGATAGGACACGGCCGGTATCTAAAAATGCCTGCGAGCAGCTGCCgggaggaggctgctggggcCCCCGAGGGGTGCggggagccaggctggggcTCCCCACAGCCAGCACCCTGGCCGGGATCCCCCCTGGCACCCCGGAGCCGCCGGGAGCCCTCGGCCACGGgtgcacagcacagctggggGAAACCCCGGGCACCCCAAAAGCCCTCGTGTCCCCGCGAGAGCCCCCggcccccagggaccccccaggCAGCCAGCGGGCAGTTGAGCTTTATCGGGgccggctgggctgggcacccTAATCGCAGCCGCGCAGGCAGGGCCTTGGCTGGGGAGCCGGCTTGCATGCAAGAGCATGCCAGAGCGTGCAAGGACTTGAAGGAGTGTGCAAAAGCATGCACGTGCAAGCAAGGACATGAAGGAGCGTGTAAAAGCATGCACGTGTGAGGAAGGACATGCAGGAGCATGCATATGTGAGCAAGGACATGCAGGAGCATGCATGTGTGAGCAAGGACATGCAGCAGTGTGCCAGAGCATGCAAGAGCACGCACGTATGAGCAAGGACATGTAGAGGCGTGCCAGAGCGTGCAAGAGCATGCACATGTGAGCAAGAACACATAGAAGCATGCCAGAGCACGCATGTATGAGCAAGGACACGTAGAAGCGTGCCAGAGCATGCAAGAGCACCCACATGCAAGCAAGGACATGCAGGAGCATGCACGTGCAAGCGAGGACATGCGAATGAATGCGAGAAGGCACACGAGAGTGTGCAAGGCAATGCAAGCGCATGCAGGAGCACGTGGGAGCGTGCAAGAGCAGGGCCCGCAGCCCTCCGTGCCGTGGCTCTGTGCCGCTGCCAGCCAGCGCAGCTGGCACTGGGCTCGCcctcctgtcctgcagcagaAAACCCCTGGGGAAGCCCAAATTTGGGGATCTCCACCCCAACACCGCAGGAACTGCAGCTGGTCTGCCTGGGCCCTGCAAAAGGACTGGGTGTGCTGAGTTGTGTCGGGTCTCTCTGGCGTGCTACAGCCTGGTGCTGCCATCCCGGCAGGAGACCTCGGTCCTGGCTGGGCCTCccccacaccaccaccacaacagCAGGGCCACGGCCGCGAGCatccgaggaggaggaggagattgCGCCGAAGGGAGCCACAGCGGGGCCCAAGGGAGCCGCCAGCGTGCATTTCGAGCATGGGTGCTCGCTGACCCTTTAAATCTCCCTCTGCCGCACCGGTGTCTTCCAAACAGCCCCGTCTGGCAGAGCCACGCCACCAGCACCAGCCGCCCAGGGATTGTCATTCCACCCGCTCGGCAGGAGGAAAGCCGGGAGTGCCGGGGTGCTGGCCCCGCCACGAGCATCCTGcggccagggccagggcagccTCGCCTTCCCCAGCCGACGGCTCGATGCCGTGAATCAGCACTTCCCAGCAAGGGGCTGGCACCGTGCCGCCGCCGAGGTCTCCCCACCGGGCCCGGGTGACgtccccccctgcaccccgagTGTGGCTGGGGCAGCAGTTTGGCGCCTGCCACTCGCAGCACCCTCGAACCCCTTCCCCGGCTCAGCGCTCGTCACCGCAGCGCGCTGCTGCAACATCGGCTGCCGGTGCATGAGAGCTCATCAGGGTCCCCCAAAACGCACCGAAATAGCTGCCCCATCACCTCCGCCTGCAGCCTGGCAGGTCCCTGGGGCACCCGCTGCCCGGCATCACCCCGGCTGCTTCGCTTCACCACTTAATGCTGTTATTTTGCATCTCCACCAAGCCAGCAGTCAGCCACACTCCCGA is a window encoding:
- the SPTB gene encoding spectrin beta chain, erythrocytic codes for the protein MTSANDYEQLELQQQYSRINVRWDASDDELDNDNSSARLFERSRIKALADEREAVQKKTFTKWVNSHLARVTCRISDLYMDLRDGRVLIKLLEVLSGELLPKPTKGRMRIHCLENVDKALQFLKEQRVHLENMGSHDIVDGNHRLVLGLIWTIILRFQIQDIIVQTQEGRETRSARDALLLWCQMKTAGYPHVNVTNFTSSWKDGLAFNALIHKHRPELVDFQNLTKSNARHNLEHAFSVAERHLGITPLLDPEDVFTENPDEKSIITYVVAFYHYFSKMKVLEVEGRRLGKVIEHAKETERMIEGYGGLASDLLTWIEQTIASLNSRSFANSLAGVQHQLQAFSTYRTVEKPPKFQEKGNLEVLLFTIQSRMRANNQRVYTPHEGRLVSDINRAWEQLEKAEHERELALRTELIRQEKLEQLARRFDRKAAMREAWLSENQRLVAQDNFGQDLPAVEAAKKKHEAIETDTAAYKERVQAIEAVAKELEVEGYHDIQRINGRKDNILRLWEQLLELLAARRQRLEMNLTLQHLFQEMLHSIDWMDEVKVQLASPESGKHLLEAEELLQTHRLLEGDMALQAEKTRAISAAALRFADTEGYRPCDPKVIRDRVSHLEMCRRELQALAARRRALLEQSRSLWTCLWELDEAEGWIKEQEQLYSSLDFGKDLPGVLLLQRRHAAFEAELRSRGSRLERALVAGEGLAAAGQAASRLRERGAAVRALWTQLEELAAFRRRGLREAEGFFQFQAEAEELAEGLRDARRRAAAEDLGQDESRTRALLRQHQELLEEMAAAKEQLDGLAQQAEGFPPELRAGPEAQSRLAALRQLHAEAAALAERRGRQLQDALDLYTVFGESDACHLWMGAKETWLRQPEVPQALEDLDVAQHRLDGLEQEMATVASQIAAVNQAADSLLASGHPRSPQVRQCQEQLNERWDRFRELVSERRRAVGSALRLLNYRLECEETQQWLQSKTRVVKATAELGRDLAGVLATQRKLYGIERELAVAEGRLAALRSQADRLAEERPEVAGEATERLAAAAAAWEELQEALGEQAASLGEAGQLRRFLQDLDDFQAWLFGAQKAVAAADEVPASLAEAEELLQRHEAARQDAEDHAAAFAAVVEAGERVVGEQADPQYEGLRQRLRGVEAGWAALGRMAEAQHRFLIQCRSFQEFLRDAKQVEILLTNQEYTLAHLELPATLEGSAAALRRFQDFRASMESSAEKIPDVVASGTKLVAEGNIFAEKIAEKCQALRERHGAVTAKAEEAAGLLQDNHELQTFLQSCRELEAWVEEKMLTAQDVSYGEARGLHSKWQKHQAFMAELAPNQGWLEKIETEGKELASRKPQYGEVVARQLDELRGRWDGLCSAAEEKGRRLFEADRSTLYARSYGELESWLGRVEEELRAAEQAKDLTATNLLLKRLTRLEEQVGARMKELEELGWQGPPPAGDVPDADGHEQRLQRRFLDLLEPLGRKRKELEAAKAMYQLGRDLEDETLWVQERLPLARSTEHGTDLPSVQRLAKRNQTLQKELAGHAPRLAEVLSRGEVAASGGEPSPELEARVRELRGLWETLQAEVAARHRRLWEAGEAQQYYLDAGEAEAWVSEQELFMGAEEKPKDEESGLVMLKRHVRQQRSIEDYGQTIKELAGRAQQLLSAGHPEGEQIIRLQGQVDKHYAGLKEAAEERRRRLENMSHLFQLKREVEDLEQWIAERDVVASSQEMGQDLDHVTLLREKFREFARETGSVGQERVDRVNLTIEDLIDAGHAEAATMAEWKDGLNESWADLLELIDTRMQLLAASHDLHKYFYDGTELLALIAARRQELPQDLGEDAGTVEAFHRMHSAFERDLQLLEAQVQQFRETAARLQTAYAGEKAASIQEREQEVARALRALLEACSGRRARLVDTADKHRFFGMARDLLSWMESTVRQIETQEKPRDVSSVELLMKYHQSIRAEVDARGKSFATCIELGKKLLQRKHQDSPEIKAKLVELVEKRKAMMEMWEQRWDQLRLLLEVCQFSRDASVAESWLMAQEPYLASSDYGQTVDAVEKLLKRHEAFEKSSATWEERIAALRKLTTLELLGGRTLREGLARDGVTRTEAPDYRLDLDGELEAGSEEEEKRKDASTRDASPPTTDGPELLARTTGDEEPASPSPRLPREEPEEPATLPARTCSVQLEGYLGRKHDLEAATKRASNRSWSTRYCVLRGGQLAFFKDAKSRALGLPCHGEEPLGLQDALCEVAAGYKKKKHVFKLRLSNGSEWLFHGKDEEELQAWLQGLSTAITECRSSRGKAQSLPLPLAPPEPPLPRKDKEKRFSFFPKKK